One Natator depressus isolate rNatDep1 chromosome 5, rNatDep2.hap1, whole genome shotgun sequence DNA segment encodes these proteins:
- the NIPSNAP3A gene encoding protein NipSnap homolog 3A codes for MLGLRALLLRGARRARACPQVHASLATGPRQNDGTFYEIRTYDVKPSKMKEFVEMVNKHIHLRTAHSEMVGIWTAEFGGMNKAIHIWKFDNFAHRAEVRKAVANDKEWQGKFISPVLPFLNKQNNEIVYLVPWCEIGKPSKEGGVYEMVTFQMKPGGPALWGQAFRAAINAHLNTGYTKLIGVFHTEYGLLNRVHVLWWNENPDNRAAGRHYAHEDARVVAAVRESVRFLESQQNMLLIPMPCSPLK; via the exons ATGCTGGGCCTCCGAGCCCTGCTCCTGCGGGGCGCGCGCCGGGCCCGGGCCTGCCCCCAG GTCCACGCATCTTTGGCTACAGGGCCCAGGCAAAATGATGGCACGTTTTATGAAATTCGTACCTATGATGTTAAGCCATCAAAGATGAAGGAGTTTGTGGAAATGGTCAATAAACACATCCACCTGCGCACAGCTCATTCAGAGATGGTTGGAATCTGGACTGCGGAGTTTGGGGGCATGAATAAGGCCATCCATATTTGGAAGTTTG ATAACTTTGCCCATAGAGCAGAAGTCCGGAAAGCAGTAGCCAATGATAAAGAATGGCAAGGAAAATTCATCTCTCCAGTTCTGCCCTTCTTGaataaacaaaacaatgaaattGTTTACCTGGTACCTTGGTGTGAGATTGGGAAGCCTTCAAAGGAAGGGG GGGTGTATGAGATGGTTACTTTTCAGATGAAGCCTGGTGGGCCAGCTCTGTGGGGCCAAGCGTTCAGAGCTGCAATCAATGCTCATCTCAATACAGGCTACACGAAGTTGATTGGTGTTTTCCACACAGAATATGGATTACTTAACAGAG TTCATGTGCTCTGGTGGAATGAGAACCCTGACAATCGTGCAGCAGGGAGGCATTATGCCCATGAGGATGCTAGGGTGGTAGCAGCTG TGCGGGAGAGTGTTAGATTCCTGGAGTCCCAGCAAAATATGCTCCTGATTCCTATGCCTTGTTCACCATTGAAATAG